Genomic window (Marinobacter fonticola):
ATGGCAACTACATCACCGGCGACATCGATGCGACCTATCTGGCTAATCTGGAAGATCAGCGTAGCGAGAGCGGGAAGGCAAAGAAGAATCCCGGGATGTCCACGGACAATGGCATCATTGATCTGCATAATGACGAAGACTGAACGACAGGGCGGTAGCTGATGACCAAGATACGCGACGAGCACGTACGTATTCCCGAGTCTGATCTCGAAGGCGTGTCAGTCGATACACTGGCCGTGAGGGCAGGGCAGGTTCGTACCGAGCAGCTCGAACACAGTGATGCGATTTTCCCGACCTCCAGCTTCGTTTATGGCAGTGCCGCCCAGGCCGCGGCGCGGTTTAGTGGCGATGAGCCGGGCAATATCTATTCCCGTTTCACTAACCCCACGGTGCAGGCGTTCGAGGCACGGATTGCAGCCATGGAAGGTGGTGAGCGGGCGGTAGCGACCGCGTCCGGCATGGCGGCGATTCTTAGTACCTGTATGGCGCTGTTGCAAAGCGGCGACCATGTGGTCTGTTCCCGCGGCGTGTTCGGCACCACCAACGTGCTGTTTCAGAAGTATCTGGCCCGCTTCGGCGTCGACACCACCTTTGTGGGGCTCACCGATATCGACGCTTGGTCCGCTGCGATCCGGCCTGAAACCAAGCTGCTGTTCCTGGAGACGCCGTCTAACCCCCTTTGCGAGGTTGCGGATTTGCAGGCGCTGGCTGATCTGGCGCACCGCAACGATGCCTTATTCGTGGTGGACAACTGCTTTTGCACGCCGGTGCTTCAGCGCCCGTTTGAGCTGGGCGCGGATATTGTCATCCATTCCGCCACCAAATATCTGGATGGTCAGGGCCGCTGCATTGGCGGCGTAGTGATCGGGCCGGACAAACTGATGGAAGAGGTATATGGCTTCCTTCGCTCTGCGGGCCCGACACTGAGTCCATTCAATGCCTGGGTCTTCCTCAAGGGGCTGGAAACCTTACCAATCCGTATGCGAGCCCATTGTGCGAGTGCGCTAGAGTTGGCCCAGTGGCTGGAGCAGCACCCGTCGATCGAGAAGGTGTTCTACGCCGGGCTGGCGACTCATCCGCAGCATGCTCTGGCTAAGCGTCAACAGAAAGGTTTCGGTGGCGTCGTATCGTTCCAGGTGAACGGTGGTCGCGAAGCTGCCTGGCAAGTCATCGATGCAACACAAATCATCTCAATCACGGCAAACCTGGGGGATGTGAAAAGTACCATCACCCATCCGGCAACCACCACGCACGGCCGTCTTTCGCCAGAAGACAAGGAGCAGGCCGGTATTACGGAAAATCTGATTCGTGTATCAGTGGGACTTGAGGATATCGAGGATCTCAAGGCCGATTTATCCCGTGGGTTAGACGCACTGAGGCGGTAATAACCACGCGCTGAGGCGACAACAACCGAAAGGGGAAGCCTGCTCCGAGATGAGCCGTAGCCAGTCAATGTCCGAACGTAAGAAAGCTAATAAAGAAACTCAGCTGACAGAGAAGCAGCAGCGCTTCCGCAACTTGTTGGCCCAGGGTGGTCGTGAGGGCGCGCTCATTGCACTTGTGGCCCTGTGTATTTACCTGATGATGGCGTTGGTAACCTTTAGTCCAGCCGATCCAGGGTGGGTCAGCGTCAGCCATGGAGAGCAGGTCACCAATTACGCGGGCAGAACCGGTGCCTGGATTGCGAGTTTGCTCACCGAATTCTTTGGCCTGATGGGCTTCCTGTTTCCCGCCATGGTGGGATTCTATGCTTTTTTGCTGGTCAAGCACCGCAACGATCCGCTTGATCTTCATTGGCCGCTATTCGCCCTCCGTTTCGGCGGTTTCTTACTAATTTTGTTAAGTTCAACCAGCCTGTTGTCGATGTATTCCATCATGGGTCTGGATTCCAGTGCCGGCGGGGTGCTTGGCAGGGAAGTCTCCCAAGCCATGGTCGGTGCCTTCAATCTGCCTGCTGCGACGCTGCTATTGGTGGCCATCTTCCTGTTTGCCTTGACAGTTTTTATTGGACTGTCGTGGTTTCGTCTAATGGATATGCTAGGCAGCAGTACCTTGCAGCTGGCAGATTGGGTCAAAACCCAGTTTGATACGCGCGACGATGCCGGTGACCAGCCAAAAGCAGCGAAGCCAGAAGCTAAAGCACCCCCTGAGCCGCGCCGTGAACCCCCTGTCGTGAGTGAGAGGGCGCTTGGGGAAGATAAGCCTTCCTTGCTGACGCGTGTCAAAGGCCTTTTTCGGCGCACAGGGTCGCCGGATTTCGTGGCCGAACCCCTGCCGGCGCGTATCGAACCGAGTGTCGATGGCCTGGCTAACACCCAACATTTCGACACCCCCATCGATGGTGGATTTTCGGCAACGGAATCGGTTCACCGGCCAGCTGCGAAGCCCGAGAATAAGTCCGAGAGTAAGCCGGTAACTAAGCCCCAGAATACTGAGCCGGATACGCGTTCAGTGCGCATTTCGCCATTTAAACGCAAGGAAGAAGCGTCCAAGGCATCCGATAAGGATCGCCAGCCCTCGTTGTTCGACGATATCGATAGTCCGATTCCGCCTCTGACCTTGCTCGATCCACCGGATCCCAACAAAAAGAAGGGCTATTCCAAAGAGTCCCTGGAGCACATGTCGCAGTTGCTCGAGGAGAAACTGTCGGACTTCGGTGTCAGCGTCGAGGTCGTCGAGGTGAATCCCGGTCCGGTTATCACCCGGTTCGAGATCAAGCCTGCGCCCGGGGTTAAGGTCAGTCGTATCTCGAATCTAGCGAAGGACTTGGCGCGGTCACTGGCCGTGATCAGCGTGCGGGTTGTTGAAGTAATACCGGGCAAATCGGTGGTCGGTATCGAAATTCCCAACGAAGAACGGGAGATGGTGCGTCTGCGCGAAGTCCTCTCGTCGAAAACCTACGAAGAATCGTCTTCGCCGTTGACCCTGGCCCTGGGGAACGATATCGGCGGGAACCCGATGACGGCCAACTTGGCCAAGATGCCGCACCTGTTGGTGGCGGGGACGACCGGTTCCGGTAAGTCGGTGGGCGTCAACGCCATGATTCTGAGCATGTTGCTCAAAGCCACCCCGGACGAAGTGCGTTTCATTATGGTGGATCCCAAGATGCTTGAGCTCAGCATCTACGACGGGATCCCGCATTTGCTGGCACCGGTCGTGACGGACATGAAAGAGGCGGCCAACGGTTTGCGTTGGTGCGTGGCGGAAATGGAGCGTCGCTACCGCCTGATGGCGGCTCTCGGTGTACGTAACTTGGCGGGTTACAACCGCAAGGTCAAAGAGGCCGCTGAAGCCGGAGAACCCATCCTGGACCCGATTTGGAAGCCGGACGAGTATCTGAACAATGACGAGCAGGCTCGGCCAGAACTGGAAGCACTACCGTTTATCGTAGTCGTCATCGACGAATTCGCCGATATGATGATGATCGTCGGCAAAAAGGTGGAAGAGCTGATTGCACGGATCGCTCAGAAGGCGAGGGCGGCCGGCATCCACTTGATTCTGGCGACCCAGCGTCCCTCCGTCGACGTTATCACCGGTCTGATCAAAGCGAACATTCCCACGCGTATGTCGTTCTCGGTCCAGTCTAAAATCGACTCGCGTACCGTTCTCGACCAGGGCGGGGCGGAACAGCTTCTGGGTCACGGCGACATGCTGTATTTGCCGCCCGGCTCCGGCCTGCCGGTGCGTGTGCATGGCGCCTTCGTCGACGACGATGAGGTCCATCGTATCGTTAAAGCCTGGAAGGAACGTGGCGAGCCCATCTATGTCGACGATGTATTGAGTGGCGCCGAAGGCGAGAGCCTGCCCGGCGTCCCAAGCCTGTCCGAAGGCGGCGGCGATAGCGAGGGCGACGCCCTCTATGACGAAGCGGTGGCGTTCGTTACCGAAGGTCGCCGGGTATCGATTTCCTCGGTACAGCGTAAATTCAAGATTGGCTATAACCGGGCGGCCAATCTAGTCGAGGCGATGGAAGCCTCCGGCGTGGTCAGCCCGGCCGGCAACAACGGCGCCCGCGAAGTCTTGGCGCCACCCCCCCCGCGAGATTAGGAGTTGTCTGTGCGCATGAACAAGATTCTGAGCCGTTTTATCGGCGTGATAGCGTTGTCCTTTGCTCTGGCTTCGATGTCCTGGGCGGATACCGCTGCAACTCAGGCGTTGGCCGAGAAGCTTAAGCAATATCGCAGCTACCAGGCGGAATTCATTCAGGTGGTCGTCGATGGCTCGGGTAGCAAAGTGCAGGAATCCCGCGGGCAACTGAAGGCCAAGCGACCGGGCATGTTCTTTTGGAAATCGGAAAGCCCGTTTGCCCAAATCATCGTTGCCGATGGAGAGAAAGTCGAAGTCTATGACCCCGACCTAGAGCAGGTCACCGTCAAGCCGATGGATGAGCAGATGACCTCGACACCGGCGTTATTGCTCAGCGGTCAGGTCGATCACCTTGAAGAGGCTTATCGGGTGACGCGTCCGGACGGTGCTTCTATGGGTGAGGAATTCATTCTTGAACCGAAGAATCCGGACTCGCTGTTCCTGTCGCTGCGGTTACGTTTCCGCGATGGCGTATTGTCGGAAATGCGGCTGCGGGATTCTCTGGATCAGGTCAGTGTACTTAGTTTCCAAAGCGTGAAAGTCAACGAGCCGGTAGCGTCTGACGTGTTTGACATTGACTACCCGGACTCGGTGGACGTCATCACGAGCGGCCAGTAATGCAGAGCGGCCTGTTCGAAGAAGCCCGGGGCTTCCAACCCCTTGCCGCGCGGATGCGGCCGCTCACCTTGGCGCACTATGCCGGCCAGCAACACCTGGTTGGTCCCGGCAAGCCATTGCGCAGGGCGGTTGAGGACGGGCAACTGCACTCGATGATTCTCTGGGGGCCGCCGGGTGTCGGCAAAACCACGTTCGCCAAGCTCCTCGCCGACACCGCAGAGATTACATTCGAAAGCCTCTCCGCCGTTCTCAGCGGGGTTAAGGATATCCGGGAAGCGGTCGAGCGGGCTCGCCATCGAAAGCAGGTTGAAGGGCGGGACACCCTGCTGTTTGTCGACGAGGTCCACCGCTTCAACAAGAGCCAGCAAGACGCCTTCCTGCCCCATATCGAAGATGGCACTGTTATTTTTGTCGGCGCCACCACCGAGAACCCTTCCTTTGAGCTCAACAGTGCATTGCTATCTCGCACGCGAGTCTATGTGCTCAAGCACTTGCAACCGGATGAGCTTATCGGGTTGCTGCGGCGCGCCCTGGAGAGTGAGAGCGGTCTGAATGGCCAGCTTCGGGTGCCTGATCACTTGTTGGAAATGATCGCAGCGGCCGCCGATGGGGATGCCCGGCGCGCCCTGAATATCCTTGAGGTCGCATCCGATTTGGCCGAACCGGGTGCTGATGATGTGGCCGAATTGACCGAACAGGTGCTCGAGCAGGTCATGCAGTCCAGCCTGCGCCGCTTCGATAAAGGGGGCGACGTCTTTTACGACCAGATTTCCGCGTTGCACAAATCGGTAAGAGGCTCGGATCCGGATGGCTCCCTGTACTGGATGTGCCGCATGCTCGACGGCGGTTGCGACCCGGTTTATGTCGCACGCCGGCTGGTACGGATCGCCAGCGAAGATATCGGCAATGCTGATCCCCGAGCCCTCCGCCTGACCCTGGATGCCTGGGATACGCAGGAGCGTCTGGGCTCTCCGGAAGGCGAGCTGGCGTTGGCCCAGGCCGTCACCTATCTCGCCCTGGCGCCCAAAAGCAACGCCGTATACAACGCCTACAACCAGTGTATGGCCGATATCCGCAAACAGCCGGATTACGAGGTGCCGGTGCATCTGCGTAATGCACCGACATCGCTGCTCAAATCCATGGGCCACGGCAAGGAGTACCGTTACGCTCACGATGAGCCGGATGCTTTCGCCGCCGGTGAAGCCTATTTACCGGAAGCCCTTTCTAACGTACGTTATTACCGGCCAGTGCCGCGGGGCTTGGAGATCAAGCTGGGTGAGAAGCGGGACTGGCTCGACGCTCGCAACGAGGCGAGCAGCGACAAGCGTTACCCCTCCGACACGACGTCGTCTGGAAAACCTTTCTCCTGATGCCCGCCGGCCCGGCGCAGATTGGCTGTGCTGGTGGTACCTAAAAATCCTGACGGTATACTATGCGCAACGTTAGCGTCCTGTAGATCGGGTTGAGTCCGCAATCGGACCGTCCCCGGTAGGCATGGAAGCAGGCCGCATCCTATTCACCAGAAGTTAACAGGACGATCATGCTCGATCCCAAACGTGTTCGGAACCAGACTGACGATATTGCCCGCCGCCTTGCTGTGCGCAACTACACCTTCGACGTGGATGCTTTCCAAGCCATGGAATCCCGTCGCCGGTCACTCCAAGTCAGGACAGAAGAACTTCAGAGCGAGCAGAACAAACGGTCGAAGGCAATCGGCAAGGCCAAGGCTGCCGGTGAAGATATCCAGCCGCTTATGGATGCTGTTGAGGATCTAAAGCGCCAGCGAGGCGATGCAGAGGCCGAACTGCGGACGCTTCAGGAAGAGCTGAATGCGTTCCTCTCAGGAATACCGAATATTCCGGACGAAAGCGTGCCCGAAGGCAGGGACGAGGACGACAATGTCGAGCTACGGTGCTGGGGAACGCCGCCGGCATTCGATTTCGAGCCGAAGGACCATGTGGATCTGGGTCAAGACGTGGCCGGCCTGGACTTTGAAACCGCCGGGCGGTTGGCGCAATCCCGCTTCGCTGTCATGCGCGGACCGGTTGCCCGCCTGCATCGGGCGCTGGCGCAGTTTATGATCGACACCCATGCGGATGAGCATGGCTACACCGAAACGTATCTGCCGTATCTGGTCAATGCCAACACGCTTTACGGAACCGGTCAGTTGCCGAAATTCGAAGAAGACCTGTTCAAGATGGAAGGCGAACATCCGCTTTACCTGATCCCGACAGCAGAGGTACCGGCGACCAATCTGGTAAGCGACAGCATCCTCAAGACCGAGGAATTGCCTATACGTATGGTCTGCCATACGCCGTGCTTTCGTAGCGAAGCGGGCTCTTACGGCCGCGACACTCGGGGGATGATCCGTCAGCATCAGTTCGACAAGGTGGAGATGGTTCACATCGTACGCCCGGACGATTCCGAGGCCGCACTGGAAGAACTGACTTCCCATGCCGAGGCCATTCTGCAGAAGTTGAATTTGCCATACCGTGTGGTCGCGCTTTGCGGCGGCGACATCGGTTTCTCGGCCGCAAAAACCTACGATCTGGAAGTCTGGTTGCCGGGACAGGGCAAATACCGGGAAATCTCATCCTGCAGCAATACCCACGATTTCCAGGCCCGGCGTATGCAGGCGCGCTGGCGCAACCCGGAAACCGGTAAGCCGGAGTTCGTGCATACGCTGAACGGGTCCGGTCTGGCTGTGGGCCGGGCGCTGGTCGCCGTGATGGAAAACTATCAGCAGGCGGACGGCAGCATCCGCGTGCCTGAAGTCCTGCAGCCCTACATGGGCGGCGTTGACGTTATCACGCCCTGACCCGCAGTGGTTGGGGGAAGGGCCAGAAGGAGTTTGCTTTGACCCTCACGGTTTCCCTGAGAATTGATCATCCTGTTGTCGGCTGTATCGGTAGCGGCCCGCGCTTGTTGGCTAAGGCGCGGGCATGCGCCGAGCAGGGCGCGCGCATTGTTTGGCTCGGTCACGACGACCTGCCGAACGAAGCCCCCGCATCGAGTGTTCTTTCGACGCTACCTGAGCCTGGCAATTCGTTGCTGCGCGTTGATTACGGACTGTTGTTGATCGACACCGGCGTTGCCGAAGATGACACAGCCTGGATTGCGCGCGTCGAAGAGGGCGTGCCGGTATGGTCCCCAGCGGATCACCCAA
Coding sequences:
- a CDS encoding replication-associated recombination protein A; protein product: MQSGLFEEARGFQPLAARMRPLTLAHYAGQQHLVGPGKPLRRAVEDGQLHSMILWGPPGVGKTTFAKLLADTAEITFESLSAVLSGVKDIREAVERARHRKQVEGRDTLLFVDEVHRFNKSQQDAFLPHIEDGTVIFVGATTENPSFELNSALLSRTRVYVLKHLQPDELIGLLRRALESESGLNGQLRVPDHLLEMIAAAADGDARRALNILEVASDLAEPGADDVAELTEQVLEQVMQSSLRRFDKGGDVFYDQISALHKSVRGSDPDGSLYWMCRMLDGGCDPVYVARRLVRIASEDIGNADPRALRLTLDAWDTQERLGSPEGELALAQAVTYLALAPKSNAVYNAYNQCMADIRKQPDYEVPVHLRNAPTSLLKSMGHGKEYRYAHDEPDAFAAGEAYLPEALSNVRYYRPVPRGLEIKLGEKRDWLDARNEASSDKRYPSDTTSSGKPFS
- the lolA gene encoding outer membrane lipoprotein chaperone LolA, which gives rise to MNKILSRFIGVIALSFALASMSWADTAATQALAEKLKQYRSYQAEFIQVVVDGSGSKVQESRGQLKAKRPGMFFWKSESPFAQIIVADGEKVEVYDPDLEQVTVKPMDEQMTSTPALLLSGQVDHLEEAYRVTRPDGASMGEEFILEPKNPDSLFLSLRLRFRDGVLSEMRLRDSLDQVSVLSFQSVKVNEPVASDVFDIDYPDSVDVITSGQ
- the serS gene encoding serine--tRNA ligase codes for the protein MLDPKRVRNQTDDIARRLAVRNYTFDVDAFQAMESRRRSLQVRTEELQSEQNKRSKAIGKAKAAGEDIQPLMDAVEDLKRQRGDAEAELRTLQEELNAFLSGIPNIPDESVPEGRDEDDNVELRCWGTPPAFDFEPKDHVDLGQDVAGLDFETAGRLAQSRFAVMRGPVARLHRALAQFMIDTHADEHGYTETYLPYLVNANTLYGTGQLPKFEEDLFKMEGEHPLYLIPTAEVPATNLVSDSILKTEELPIRMVCHTPCFRSEAGSYGRDTRGMIRQHQFDKVEMVHIVRPDDSEAALEELTSHAEAILQKLNLPYRVVALCGGDIGFSAAKTYDLEVWLPGQGKYREISSCSNTHDFQARRMQARWRNPETGKPEFVHTLNGSGLAVGRALVAVMENYQQADGSIRVPEVLQPYMGGVDVITP
- a CDS encoding O-succinylhomoserine sulfhydrylase, giving the protein MTKIRDEHVRIPESDLEGVSVDTLAVRAGQVRTEQLEHSDAIFPTSSFVYGSAAQAAARFSGDEPGNIYSRFTNPTVQAFEARIAAMEGGERAVATASGMAAILSTCMALLQSGDHVVCSRGVFGTTNVLFQKYLARFGVDTTFVGLTDIDAWSAAIRPETKLLFLETPSNPLCEVADLQALADLAHRNDALFVVDNCFCTPVLQRPFELGADIVIHSATKYLDGQGRCIGGVVIGPDKLMEEVYGFLRSAGPTLSPFNAWVFLKGLETLPIRMRAHCASALELAQWLEQHPSIEKVFYAGLATHPQHALAKRQQKGFGGVVSFQVNGGREAAWQVIDATQIISITANLGDVKSTITHPATTTHGRLSPEDKEQAGITENLIRVSVGLEDIEDLKADLSRGLDALRR
- a CDS encoding DNA translocase FtsK → MSERKKANKETQLTEKQQRFRNLLAQGGREGALIALVALCIYLMMALVTFSPADPGWVSVSHGEQVTNYAGRTGAWIASLLTEFFGLMGFLFPAMVGFYAFLLVKHRNDPLDLHWPLFALRFGGFLLILLSSTSLLSMYSIMGLDSSAGGVLGREVSQAMVGAFNLPAATLLLVAIFLFALTVFIGLSWFRLMDMLGSSTLQLADWVKTQFDTRDDAGDQPKAAKPEAKAPPEPRREPPVVSERALGEDKPSLLTRVKGLFRRTGSPDFVAEPLPARIEPSVDGLANTQHFDTPIDGGFSATESVHRPAAKPENKSESKPVTKPQNTEPDTRSVRISPFKRKEEASKASDKDRQPSLFDDIDSPIPPLTLLDPPDPNKKKGYSKESLEHMSQLLEEKLSDFGVSVEVVEVNPGPVITRFEIKPAPGVKVSRISNLAKDLARSLAVISVRVVEVIPGKSVVGIEIPNEEREMVRLREVLSSKTYEESSSPLTLALGNDIGGNPMTANLAKMPHLLVAGTTGSGKSVGVNAMILSMLLKATPDEVRFIMVDPKMLELSIYDGIPHLLAPVVTDMKEAANGLRWCVAEMERRYRLMAALGVRNLAGYNRKVKEAAEAGEPILDPIWKPDEYLNNDEQARPELEALPFIVVVIDEFADMMMIVGKKVEELIARIAQKARAAGIHLILATQRPSVDVITGLIKANIPTRMSFSVQSKIDSRTVLDQGGAEQLLGHGDMLYLPPGSGLPVRVHGAFVDDDEVHRIVKAWKERGEPIYVDDVLSGAEGESLPGVPSLSEGGGDSEGDALYDEAVAFVTEGRRVSISSVQRKFKIGYNRAANLVEAMEASGVVSPAGNNGAREVLAPPPPRD